One Rosa chinensis cultivar Old Blush chromosome 5, RchiOBHm-V2, whole genome shotgun sequence genomic region harbors:
- the LOC112164522 gene encoding calcium-dependent protein kinase 2, whose amino-acid sequence MGKCLSKSRDPEPQHNGYRSGGGAGQHYQKPREPVSHQSKASVQQHHQLPEKRVMAAHQEPQPAWKPSVPARNPKPVLRPDTILGKPYEDVKLHYTLGKELGRGQFGVTYLCTDISTGRKYACKSISKRKLVTKNDKEDIKREIQIMQHLSGQPNIVEFKGSYEDKQSVHVCMELCAGGELFDRIIAKGHYSERAASAICRSIVSVVHICHFMGVMHRDLKPENFLLSSKDENALLKATDFGLSVFIEEGKVYRDIVGSAYYVAPEVLRRRYGKEIDIWSAGVILYILLSGVPPFWAESEKGIFDAILEGVIDFDSAPWPTISQSAKDLVRRMLTQDPKKRITSAQVLEHPWLKEEASDKPIDSAVLSRMKQFRAMNKLKKLALKVIAENLSEEEIHGLKAMFANMDTDKSGTITYDELKSGLARLGSKLTEAEVKQLMEAADVDGNGAIDYIEFITATMHRHKLERDEHLYKAFQYFDTDNSGFITRDELEKAMKEYGMGDEATIRDIISEVDTDNDGRINYEEFCTMMRSGTQQQGKLF is encoded by the exons ATGGGCAAGTGTCTGAGCAAAAGCAGAGACCCAGAGCCACAACATAATGGGTACAGATCAGGAGGAGGAGCTGGACAACATTACCAAAAACCCCGTGAGCCAGTTTCTCACCAATCCAAGGCCTCTGTTCAGCAACATCATCAATTACCAGAGAAGCGTGTCATGGCAGCCCATCAAGAACCCCAACCAGCTTGGAAGCCGTCTGTTCCAGCCAGAAACCCCAAACCAGTTCTCAGGCCAGACACAATTCTGGGGAAGCCATATGAGGATGTTAAGTTGCACTACACCTTGGGAAAAGAGTTGGGTAGAGGGCAATTTGGGGTCACATATCTTTGTACTGACATTTCAACTGGGAGGAAATATGCTTGCAAGTCAATCTCAAAGAGGAAGCTGGTGACCAAAAATGACAAGGAGGATATAAAGAGGGAGATTCAGATTATGCAGCATTTGAGTGGGCAGCCAAACATTGTGGAGTTCAAGGGATCTTATGAGGATAAGCAGTCTGTGCATGTTTGTATGGAGCTTTGTGCAGGTGGTGAGCTTTTTGATAGGATTATTGCAAAGGGTCATTACAGTGAGAGAGCAGCTTCTGCAATATGCAGGTCAATTGTGAGTGTTGTGCATATCTGTCATTTCATGGGTGTGATGCATAGAGACCTCAAGCCTGAGAATTTCTTGCTGTCTAGCAAGGATGAGAATGCCCTTCTCAAGGCTACCGATTTCGGGTTGTCAGTGTTCATTGAAGAAG GAAAGGTGTATCGTGATATAGTTGGGAGTGCTTATTATGTTGCTCCTGAAGTACTACGGCGCAGATACGGCAAGGAAATAGATATCTGGAGTGCAGGAGTTATCCTGTATATTTTACTAAGTGGAGTACCTCCATTTTGGGCTG AATCGGAGAAGGGAATATTTGATGCCATATTGGAAGGAGTGATCGACTTTGATAGTGCGCCGTGGCCAACAATATCACAGAGTGCTAAGGACCTGGTCCGGAGGATGCTGACACAAGACCCTAAAAAGCGAATTACTTCAGCTCAGGTCTTAG AGCACCCGTGGCTCAAAGAAGAAGCATCAGACAAACCCATAGACAGCGCAGTGCTTTCTAGAATGAAGCAGTTTAGAGCAATGAACAAACTGAAAAAACTTGCATTGAAG GTTATTGCCGAAAATCTTTCTGAAGAAGAAATCCATGGGCTTAAGGCAATGTTTGCAAACATGGATACTGACAAGAGTGGAACCATCACTTATGATGAATTGAAGTCAGGATTGGCTCGACTTGGCTCTAAGCTGACTGAGGCTGAAGTCAAGCAGCTAATGGAAGCT GCTGATGTGGATGGGAATGGAGCAATTGACTACATTGAATTCATTACTGCTACAATGCACAGACACAAGCTAGAGAGGGACGAACATCTTTACAAAGCCTTCCAATATTTTGACACAGACAACAGCGG GTTTATTACTAGAGATGAGCTAGAAAAAGCTATGAAAGAGTATGGTATGGGTGACGAAGCCACAATTAGGGATATAATATCTGAAGTAGATACAGATAAT GATGGTAGGATCAACTATGAGGAGTTCTGCACGATGATGAGAAGTGGAACCCAACAGCAGGGCAAGCTATTCTAA